One segment of Bacillus alkalisoli DNA contains the following:
- a CDS encoding M3 family oligoendopeptidase: MGFHEFPYTRPNITEVESNFNALLEKFQQATSADEQNNIMKEINELRSSVESMRQIVQIRHTVDTTDSFYKEEKSFFDEVGPQYKGFITKYYNALTTSKFRKELENKWGKQLFSLADSELKTFSPEVLEDLKEENKLVSSYVQLLASAKIEFDGEEKTFAQLAPYHQSTDREVRKTSNEAKYDYLATIGHELDELYDKLVKVRTRIAKKLGFETFTELAYARLGRTDYDASMVENFRNQVKEYIVPLGSKLRQKQQERIGLDEFKYYDQAFSFKTGNPDPKGDAEWIVEQAKVMYKEMSPETNEFYEFMLNGDLMDLLSKNGKAGGGYCTYISKYKSPYIFANFNGTKGDVRVLKHEVGHAFQVFSSRHYEVPEYGFPTLEACEIHSMSMEFFAWPWMEHFFKEDTDKYKFSHLSEAVQFIPYGVAVDEFQHFIYANPEATPQERKQAWREIEKKYLPHIDYDGNEFLESGGFWQQQGHIYKVPFYYIDYTLAQICALQYWKKSQEDFDGAWKEYLHLCQLGGSKSFTELVEEAKLISPFEDGCVESVITEIEAYLDSINDKEL; the protein is encoded by the coding sequence ATGGGATTTCATGAATTTCCTTACACACGACCTAACATCACAGAAGTGGAAAGTAACTTTAACGCTTTATTAGAAAAGTTTCAACAAGCAACTTCTGCAGATGAGCAAAACAACATAATGAAAGAAATTAATGAACTACGAAGCAGCGTAGAATCAATGAGACAAATTGTCCAAATCCGCCACACAGTGGATACAACTGATTCTTTTTATAAAGAAGAAAAAAGCTTCTTTGACGAAGTTGGTCCACAATATAAAGGATTTATTACGAAATATTATAATGCATTAACGACTTCTAAATTCAGAAAAGAATTAGAAAACAAATGGGGAAAACAACTATTTTCACTAGCTGATAGTGAATTAAAAACATTTTCTCCTGAAGTATTAGAAGACCTAAAAGAAGAAAATAAATTGGTAAGCTCTTACGTACAATTATTAGCTTCCGCAAAAATCGAGTTTGATGGGGAAGAGAAAACATTCGCGCAACTTGCTCCATACCACCAGTCTACAGATAGAGAAGTGCGTAAAACTTCTAATGAAGCAAAGTACGACTACTTAGCTACAATCGGTCATGAACTTGATGAGTTGTATGATAAATTAGTAAAAGTAAGAACGCGTATAGCGAAGAAGCTTGGCTTCGAAACTTTTACAGAGTTAGCATATGCTCGACTAGGACGCACTGATTATGATGCTAGCATGGTTGAAAACTTCCGTAACCAAGTGAAAGAATACATCGTTCCACTTGGATCAAAACTTCGCCAAAAGCAGCAAGAAAGAATTGGCTTAGATGAATTCAAATATTATGACCAAGCGTTTAGCTTTAAAACAGGAAACCCTGACCCTAAAGGGGATGCAGAGTGGATTGTAGAACAAGCGAAAGTAATGTATAAAGAAATGTCGCCAGAAACAAACGAATTTTACGAATTTATGTTAAACGGTGACTTAATGGACCTACTAAGTAAAAATGGAAAAGCTGGCGGTGGATATTGTACATACATTAGTAAATACAAATCACCATACATTTTTGCGAACTTTAACGGGACAAAAGGGGATGTGCGTGTATTAAAGCATGAAGTAGGTCACGCGTTCCAAGTTTTCTCTAGCCGTCACTATGAAGTGCCAGAGTATGGATTCCCAACACTTGAAGCATGCGAAATTCACTCGATGAGTATGGAATTTTTTGCATGGCCATGGATGGAGCATTTCTTTAAAGAAGATACAGACAAATATAAATTCTCTCATTTAAGTGAAGCTGTTCAGTTTATCCCTTATGGTGTAGCAGTAGACGAATTCCAACATTTTATATATGCAAATCCTGAAGCAACACCACAGGAAAGAAAACAAGCATGGCGAGAGATCGAGAAGAAATATTTACCTCATATCGATTATGATGGAAATGAATTTTTGGAGAGTGGCGGGTTCTGGCAACAACAAGGACACATTTATAAAGTGCCATTCTATTATATTGATTACACTTTAGCGCAAATTTGCGCCCTACAATATTGGAAGAAATCACAAGAAGATTTTGACGGTGCATGGAAAGAATATTTACACCTGTGTCAACTTGGAGGAAGCAAATCTTTCACTGAATTAGTAGAAGAAGCAAAATTAATTTCTCCTTTTGAAGACGGCTGTGTTGAGTCCGTTATCACAGAAATCGAAGCATATTTAGATTCTATCAACGATAAAGAACTATAA
- the dat gene encoding D-amino-acid transaminase, translating into MKVLVNDKIVQRDTIKIDIEDRGYQFGDGVYEVINLYNGQFFTLEEHLERLERSANEIGMALPFTLEELKENLLLLQKENKMKKGSVYLQVTRGVAPRTHQYAKSLHTMLVAYPLPYKELTSLYENGATAITGEDLRWLRCDIKSLNLLYNIMMKQKAYDQGAFETILIRDGVVTEGTSSNVFMIKDSVIYTHPANNLILNGITRMELLSLFKGKNWTYKEKAFTKDDLFQAAEIFTTSTTTEVVPIVSIDGKVVGDGKPGRFTKQIHQSFTEVIKEKLN; encoded by the coding sequence ATGAAAGTATTAGTAAATGACAAAATCGTTCAACGCGATACAATAAAAATAGACATAGAAGACCGTGGCTATCAATTTGGTGACGGAGTATACGAAGTAATCAACCTGTATAATGGACAATTTTTCACACTAGAGGAACATTTAGAAAGACTTGAGCGAAGCGCAAACGAAATAGGAATGGCACTACCTTTTACATTGGAAGAGTTGAAAGAGAATTTATTACTTTTACAAAAAGAAAACAAGATGAAAAAGGGTTCCGTTTACCTACAAGTAACAAGAGGGGTCGCTCCAAGAACGCATCAATATGCTAAAAGCTTACATACCATGCTTGTAGCTTATCCACTACCATATAAAGAACTTACTTCGCTATATGAAAATGGAGCAACAGCGATAACAGGTGAGGACTTACGTTGGCTACGCTGTGATATTAAAAGTCTAAATCTACTCTATAACATTATGATGAAACAAAAAGCTTACGACCAAGGAGCTTTTGAAACCATTTTAATTCGAGATGGTGTAGTTACAGAAGGAACATCTTCTAATGTTTTTATGATTAAAGACAGTGTCATCTACACACATCCCGCGAACAATTTGATATTAAATGGAATAACTCGCATGGAACTTTTATCGTTATTTAAAGGGAAAAACTGGACATATAAAGAGAAAGCATTTACGAAAGACGATCTATTTCAAGCAGCTGAAATCTTCACAACTTCCACTACAACCGAAGTTGTACCAATCGTCTCAATAGATGGAAAAGTAGTAGGAGACGGTAAGCCAGGTAGATTTACGAAACAAATTCATCAATCATTTACTGAAGTTATTAAAGAAAAGTTAAACTAA
- a CDS encoding SOS response-associated peptidase yields MCGRFTMFATAEELMEAFHITNSFSVEERYNIAPSQEILAIIQDGSERRAGKLRWGLIPPWAKEASIGNKMINARGETLHEKPSFKKAFQSKRCIIPCTGFYEWKKTEDGKIPMLIQVKEEKVFGLAGLWEKWIHPKTNQPVFSCTVVTTEPNEIMADIHDRMPVILQKSDETNWLNNEEDIHNVKSLIKAFPAEQMYFSEVSTAVNSPKTDDHTCIKSISGS; encoded by the coding sequence ATGTGCGGTCGTTTTACAATGTTTGCTACTGCCGAAGAATTGATGGAAGCATTTCACATTACAAATAGCTTTTCAGTGGAAGAAAGGTACAACATTGCTCCATCACAAGAAATATTAGCTATTATTCAAGATGGTTCAGAAAGAAGAGCTGGTAAACTTCGTTGGGGTCTTATTCCACCATGGGCAAAAGAAGCTTCGATTGGAAACAAGATGATTAATGCACGTGGAGAAACATTGCATGAGAAACCATCCTTTAAAAAAGCATTTCAATCTAAACGTTGTATCATTCCTTGCACAGGGTTTTACGAGTGGAAGAAAACAGAGGATGGTAAGATACCTATGCTAATTCAAGTAAAAGAAGAAAAAGTATTTGGTTTAGCAGGATTATGGGAGAAATGGATTCATCCCAAAACGAACCAACCTGTCTTCAGCTGTACTGTTGTTACAACGGAACCAAATGAAATAATGGCTGATATCCACGACAGAATGCCCGTTATTTTACAAAAATCAGACGAAACCAACTGGTTAAACAACGAGGAAGATATCCATAACGTAAAAAGCTTAATAAAAGCATTCCCAGCAGAGCAAATGTACTTTTCAGAAGTATCGACGGCAGTCAATAGCCCAAAAACAGACGACCACACATGCATAAAATCTATTTCAGGTTCATAG
- a CDS encoding DsbA family oxidoreductase, translated as MKIEVWSDYACPFCYIGKRRLEEALSNFEQKSKVEVRYKSFELDPNAPIETNQSIYEILAGKYGTTLERAKQMSEGVVEQAESVGLQFDFDSLIPTNTFNAHRLAKLAESKGKDKELVEKLLEAYFVQGKHIGKETELVELAESVGLEKREVLELLSSSTFEEEVRKDQFEAKTIGVQGVPFFVINNKYAISGAQPTEVFLNSLNKVWDEENASPKLMNLSTNNVGVCTDDSCTIEDK; from the coding sequence ATGAAAATAGAAGTTTGGTCCGACTACGCATGTCCATTTTGTTATATTGGAAAACGAAGACTCGAAGAAGCATTATCCAATTTTGAACAAAAATCAAAAGTAGAAGTTAGATATAAAAGCTTTGAGCTTGATCCCAATGCTCCAATAGAAACTAATCAATCCATATATGAAATCTTAGCAGGTAAATACGGTACAACATTAGAAAGAGCGAAACAAATGTCAGAAGGGGTAGTGGAGCAAGCAGAATCAGTTGGGTTACAATTTGATTTTGACTCCTTAATTCCTACCAATACATTCAATGCTCACCGATTAGCAAAGCTAGCCGAATCTAAAGGAAAAGATAAAGAACTCGTAGAAAAACTTTTAGAAGCTTACTTCGTTCAAGGTAAGCATATTGGTAAGGAAACAGAACTTGTTGAATTAGCAGAAAGTGTAGGTCTAGAGAAAAGAGAAGTACTTGAGCTATTAAGCTCATCAACGTTTGAAGAAGAAGTACGTAAAGATCAATTTGAAGCAAAAACAATAGGTGTACAAGGAGTTCCATTCTTTGTCATCAACAACAAATATGCCATATCTGGTGCACAGCCTACAGAAGTATTTTTAAATTCATTAAACAAAGTATGGGATGAAGAAAATGCTTCGCCAAAGTTAATGAACCTCTCGACAAACAATGTTGGCGTTTGTACGGATGACAGTTGTACAATTGAAGATAAGTAA
- a CDS encoding VOC family protein has translation MINSIYETHLEVLNINEAILFYEKLGLKVALKLEERKAAFLYVGKDKQMLGLWEVPAGKKVSQRHFAFGVELDFLKQSLHWLKDRNIEPIQAFGKEPTEPIVHTWMAAASVYFEDIDGNELEFISLLDGEPESKTRIIYLSEWMPYSK, from the coding sequence ATGATTAATTCTATTTACGAAACACATTTAGAAGTTTTAAATATTAATGAAGCAATTCTTTTTTATGAAAAGCTAGGTTTAAAAGTAGCGCTAAAGCTAGAGGAACGTAAAGCCGCATTTCTCTACGTCGGGAAAGACAAACAAATGCTAGGACTTTGGGAAGTTCCCGCAGGAAAAAAGGTGAGCCAACGTCACTTTGCCTTCGGTGTCGAGCTAGACTTTTTAAAGCAAAGTCTACATTGGTTAAAAGACCGGAACATTGAACCAATACAAGCGTTTGGCAAAGAACCAACCGAACCAATTGTCCATACATGGATGGCAGCTGCGAGTGTGTATTTTGAGGATATAGACGGAAATGAATTGGAGTTTATTTCATTATTAGACGGTGAGCCAGAGAGTAAAACAAGAATTATTTATTTAAGTGAATGGATGCCATACTCTAAATAA
- a CDS encoding YceI family protein, translated as MAKTNWALDASHSGVDFSVKHMMFATVKGGFEKFDATIVADPTDLTTAEIEFTVDLASVSTRSEDRDNHLRSADFFDAENHSNMTFVATSIEKTDDNEYDVTGNLTLRGVTKQETFQVTYEGSGLDPWGNEKAGFGVDGKIKRSDYGLVWNAALETGGVLVGDQVKVSLQLQAAKA; from the coding sequence ATGGCAAAAACAAATTGGGCTTTAGACGCATCTCACAGTGGTGTAGACTTTTCCGTAAAACATATGATGTTCGCAACAGTTAAAGGTGGATTTGAAAAATTTGACGCTACAATCGTAGCTGATCCAACAGACTTAACAACGGCTGAAATTGAATTTACAGTTGACTTAGCAAGCGTAAGCACTCGCAGTGAAGATCGTGATAACCACCTTCGCTCTGCTGACTTCTTTGATGCTGAAAATCATTCAAACATGACATTTGTTGCAACATCTATCGAAAAAACAGATGACAACGAATACGATGTAACTGGAAACTTAACACTTCGCGGTGTTACAAAGCAAGAAACGTTCCAAGTAACATACGAAGGATCTGGCCTTGACCCATGGGGCAACGAAAAAGCAGGATTTGGTGTAGATGGAAAAATCAAACGTAGCGACTACGGATTGGTTTGGAACGCGGCTCTAGAAACAGGCGGAGTACTAGTTGGCGATCAAGTAAAAGTATCCTTACAACTACAAGCTGCAAAAGCGTAA
- a CDS encoding diacylglycerol/lipid kinase family protein, protein MYQFIVNPVAGNGKGKVVWEKTKKILHNKNKEYKVSFTKQENNMEDIFSTFEKDNEIKTIIIIGGDGTLHLAINHGLLEIGIPIGVIPAGSGNDFARTMKIPTKYEEALERIFKNKATSIDILSIGDRSCMNAVGIGFDAEVAEKTNRSKMKRLLNIVKLGHLSYILVALRMFFSYTPSHVTVTLDNKRKVIENVWLVAVANSPYYGGGLKICPAAKNDDGKLNICLVSGKSRLELIPLFYKVFKGAHSNHPNVTMLKGKKVQIECGKPLNMQGDGESLGTTPTEITIIPRALNIL, encoded by the coding sequence TTGTATCAATTCATCGTGAATCCTGTTGCTGGGAATGGCAAAGGAAAAGTAGTCTGGGAAAAAACGAAAAAAATTTTACATAATAAAAATAAAGAATACAAAGTATCTTTTACTAAGCAAGAAAATAACATGGAAGACATTTTTTCCACTTTTGAGAAAGACAATGAAATTAAAACCATTATTATTATCGGTGGCGATGGAACACTTCATTTAGCAATCAATCATGGGTTATTAGAAATTGGTATACCAATAGGAGTCATACCCGCTGGATCTGGTAATGATTTTGCTAGAACGATGAAGATACCTACAAAATACGAAGAGGCGTTAGAGCGCATTTTTAAAAATAAAGCTACAAGCATTGATATTTTATCTATTGGAGATAGATCGTGTATGAATGCAGTTGGAATTGGCTTTGATGCGGAAGTAGCAGAGAAAACGAATCGCTCTAAAATGAAGAGACTTTTAAATATAGTAAAGTTAGGTCACTTATCGTATATACTCGTTGCGTTAAGAATGTTTTTCTCCTACACTCCATCGCATGTAACCGTAACATTAGATAATAAAAGAAAAGTAATTGAGAATGTCTGGCTAGTTGCGGTAGCCAATTCACCGTATTACGGTGGTGGTTTAAAAATATGCCCTGCAGCGAAAAATGATGATGGGAAACTAAATATTTGTTTAGTATCAGGCAAATCAAGACTCGAACTAATTCCGCTATTTTATAAAGTGTTCAAAGGGGCTCATAGTAACCATCCTAACGTTACTATGTTAAAAGGAAAAAAGGTGCAGATTGAGTGTGGAAAACCATTGAACATGCAAGGTGATGGCGAAAGCCTTGGCACGACCCCAACAGAAATCACGATAATTCCTCGTGCACTAAACATATTATAA
- the speD gene encoding adenosylmethionine decarboxylase — translation MKLSHEERIQLHEFNNLTKSLSFNMYDICYTRTREEREKYIKYIDEQYNADRLTKILTNVSDIIGAHVLNVAKQDYDPQGASVTVLVSEGPVEVPTKENFDESPGPLPDHVVMHLDKSHITVHTYPEYHPDEGISTFRADIDVSTCGEISPLKALNYLIHSFDTDIMTMDYRVRGFTRDITGHKLFIDHEINSIQNYIPDEVKKQFDMIDVNIYQENIFHTKCKLKNFDLNNYLFGFTKDSLTEEESEEITKRLTLEMDEIFYGKNINGFM, via the coding sequence ATGAAGCTTTCACATGAAGAACGTATTCAGTTACATGAGTTTAATAATTTAACGAAGTCGTTAAGTTTTAATATGTACGATATTTGTTATACAAGAACGAGAGAAGAACGTGAAAAATATATTAAATACATCGATGAGCAGTATAATGCAGATCGTTTGACGAAAATTTTAACGAATGTTTCGGACATCATTGGTGCCCACGTATTAAACGTGGCGAAGCAAGATTATGATCCACAAGGAGCAAGTGTTACGGTGCTTGTATCAGAAGGGCCAGTGGAAGTACCAACAAAAGAAAATTTCGACGAATCACCTGGACCACTACCTGATCATGTTGTCATGCATTTAGATAAAAGTCATATTACGGTGCATACATATCCTGAATATCACCCTGATGAAGGAATTAGTACGTTCCGTGCCGATATCGATGTATCTACCTGTGGGGAGATTTCTCCGTTAAAAGCATTAAACTATCTTATTCATTCATTTGACACTGATATTATGACGATGGACTACCGTGTTCGTGGTTTTACACGTGATATTACTGGTCATAAATTGTTCATTGACCATGAGATTAACTCGATTCAAAACTACATTCCAGATGAAGTGAAAAAGCAATTTGATATGATCGATGTAAACATTTATCAAGAAAACATATTCCATACAAAGTGTAAGCTGAAAAATTTCGATTTAAACAATTACTTATTCGGTTTTACGAAAGATTCCCTAACTGAAGAAGAAAGTGAAGAAATCACCAAAAGGCTAACTTTAGAAATGGATGAAATCTTCTACGGAAAGAATATAAACGGATTTATGTAA
- a CDS encoding electron transfer flavoprotein subunit beta/FixA family protein, protein MLHIVACIKQVPDTKIIKMNPKTNTMDRASAPAILNPYDAHAVEEAVRLKQKYGGTVSVLTMGPPPAVKAIRKCIEIGAEEGYMISDRAFAGADTLATSYALTKALEKIAEIKPIDLVICGKMTIDGDTGQVGPGIARRLDIPPLTNVNKVVEVNKEEKYMVVHRKLEDGYEEVQTQIPCLLSVEKEINEVPYSSFPNMLKAARYEPHIWAVTDLEGVDRKQLGLKGSPTIVSRVWAPPKPEGGKILEGSAQEQVKELLTVVLERKELFAGKRGKG, encoded by the coding sequence ATGCTTCATATTGTTGCTTGTATTAAGCAAGTACCTGATACGAAGATTATTAAGATGAATCCGAAGACAAATACGATGGACAGAGCAAGTGCTCCGGCTATATTAAATCCGTATGACGCACATGCAGTGGAAGAAGCAGTTCGATTAAAACAAAAGTACGGTGGCACCGTTTCTGTTTTAACAATGGGACCTCCACCTGCTGTAAAAGCGATCAGAAAGTGTATCGAAATAGGTGCCGAAGAAGGCTACATGATTTCCGACCGTGCCTTTGCAGGAGCTGACACATTAGCTACAAGTTACGCTTTAACAAAAGCATTAGAGAAGATAGCTGAAATTAAACCGATTGATTTAGTTATTTGTGGAAAGATGACCATTGACGGGGATACTGGCCAAGTTGGTCCTGGAATTGCAAGACGACTCGATATTCCACCTCTGACAAATGTAAATAAAGTGGTGGAAGTAAATAAAGAAGAAAAGTATATGGTTGTACACCGAAAGTTAGAAGATGGCTATGAAGAAGTTCAAACACAAATACCTTGCTTACTTTCCGTAGAAAAAGAGATTAACGAAGTTCCATACTCCTCTTTTCCGAACATGTTAAAAGCAGCTCGCTATGAACCGCACATTTGGGCAGTTACAGACTTAGAAGGAGTAGATCGAAAGCAGCTTGGACTAAAAGGTTCTCCGACAATCGTTTCTCGTGTATGGGCACCACCAAAACCAGAAGGCGGCAAAATATTAGAAGGTTCCGCTCAAGAACAAGTAAAAGAACTACTAACAGTAGTATTAGAACGGAAAGAACTGTTTGCAGGAAAGAGGGGTAAAGGATGA
- a CDS encoding electron transfer flavoprotein subunit alpha/FixB family protein yields MSFEEYSGVWVFIEVKDGEVAPVSLELLGAGKKLADKRGCELAGVMIGYEVTNHAKTVYEYGADTVYVYDQPIFENYRTESYMKALLHCSEKHKPEIILYGATTTGKDLASAVATDLPTGLTADTTELDVEEDTGLLLASRPAFGGNIMATILCKKYRPQMATVRPKVMKALPREEGRKGNLIEEKIDLKEEDIRTKVLKIVRETMKKARIDEADIVVAGGKGLGSESGFQLVHQLANVLGGAVGASRDVVEAGWIEHHHQVGQTGLTVTPKIYFAIGISGAIQHVVGMRNSSLIIAINKDPEAAIFESCHYGIIGDAFDILPILIEEFEKALVDEGVEVDA; encoded by the coding sequence ATGAGCTTTGAAGAGTACAGTGGTGTATGGGTTTTTATCGAAGTAAAAGACGGGGAAGTGGCTCCCGTTTCACTTGAACTTCTTGGAGCAGGTAAAAAGTTAGCAGACAAACGCGGTTGCGAGCTAGCAGGTGTAATGATTGGCTATGAGGTTACTAATCACGCTAAGACAGTATACGAGTATGGCGCAGACACGGTTTATGTATATGATCAGCCAATTTTCGAAAATTATCGAACTGAGTCGTACATGAAAGCATTACTACACTGTAGTGAGAAGCATAAACCAGAAATTATTTTGTACGGAGCAACTACTACCGGAAAAGACTTAGCAAGTGCTGTTGCGACAGATTTACCCACTGGTTTAACGGCAGATACGACGGAACTCGATGTCGAAGAAGATACTGGCTTGTTACTAGCTAGTCGCCCAGCTTTCGGAGGAAACATAATGGCGACGATTCTTTGTAAAAAATATCGACCGCAAATGGCGACCGTTCGACCAAAAGTGATGAAGGCTCTCCCTCGTGAGGAAGGGCGAAAGGGTAATTTAATAGAAGAAAAGATCGATCTCAAAGAAGAAGATATTCGTACGAAAGTATTAAAGATTGTGAGAGAAACAATGAAAAAAGCGCGCATTGATGAAGCGGATATCGTTGTTGCTGGTGGAAAAGGTCTAGGCTCTGAATCGGGTTTCCAACTTGTTCACCAACTAGCAAATGTGTTAGGTGGGGCGGTTGGCGCAAGCCGTGATGTTGTAGAAGCAGGGTGGATTGAACATCATCATCAGGTAGGGCAAACTGGATTGACTGTGACGCCAAAGATTTATTTTGCTATTGGCATTTCAGGTGCGATTCAACACGTTGTCGGAATGCGAAACTCTAGTTTAATTATTGCGATAAATAAAGATCCAGAAGCTGCTATTTTTGAGTCATGCCATTACGGAATTATTGGCGATGCGTTTGATATTTTACCAATACTGATCGAAGAGTTCGAAAAAGCACTTGTCGATGAAGGAGTGGAAGTAGATGCCTGA
- a CDS encoding FAD-dependent oxidoreductase: MPEKFDCIVVGAGPAGISCAFELAKGGAKVLLLERGEYPGSKNVMGGVLYRKMMEDIIPDFHKEAPLERPVVEQRFMMMDKESAVTVGYKGMEWAQEPYNNFTVLRAKFDQWFASKAVEQGALLVNETVVLECIVEDGKVVGVKTDRPDGDIYADVVVLADGVNSLLAKSLGFHKEYRPDEVALATMEVIKLDSKTVEERFNLEKNQGCTIELFGDATKGILGTGFIYTNKDSISIGVGTLLSGLIEHKIKPYELLEYVKQHPMIRPYIQGGEPQEYLAHLIPEGGYKSMGKVVGNGVIVVGDAAQLVNAIHREGSNLAMTSGRMAAETVLKAMEVGDFSERTLDHYRVTLMDSFVGQDMKKYKDATHHFNKFPQYFDQYIPMMNRAASQMFTVDGSSKWEKQKKIWKDIGSAKQKMKLARDMYRAWKVVK; the protein is encoded by the coding sequence ATGCCTGAAAAATTTGATTGTATCGTCGTAGGGGCTGGGCCAGCTGGAATTTCTTGTGCATTTGAATTAGCAAAAGGCGGCGCAAAAGTACTCCTGTTAGAGCGGGGAGAATATCCTGGAAGCAAAAATGTAATGGGTGGCGTTTTGTACAGAAAAATGATGGAAGACATTATACCTGATTTTCATAAAGAGGCACCTCTCGAGCGACCAGTTGTAGAACAGCGCTTTATGATGATGGATAAAGAATCTGCTGTAACGGTTGGATATAAAGGTATGGAGTGGGCACAGGAGCCTTACAACAACTTCACTGTTTTGCGAGCAAAGTTTGACCAATGGTTTGCTAGTAAAGCGGTGGAACAAGGAGCTTTGCTTGTTAATGAAACGGTCGTTTTAGAATGTATTGTAGAAGATGGGAAAGTGGTAGGTGTAAAGACAGACCGACCGGACGGCGATATATATGCGGATGTTGTCGTGTTGGCAGATGGGGTAAACTCATTGCTTGCTAAATCACTAGGTTTCCATAAAGAATACCGTCCGGATGAAGTAGCACTAGCGACAATGGAAGTCATTAAGTTAGATAGTAAAACAGTAGAAGAGCGCTTTAATTTAGAAAAAAATCAAGGATGTACGATTGAACTGTTCGGCGATGCGACAAAAGGAATATTAGGCACAGGTTTTATCTATACAAATAAAGATTCCATTAGTATTGGAGTTGGGACGTTATTATCTGGATTAATCGAACATAAGATTAAACCATACGAGTTATTAGAGTATGTAAAACAACACCCGATGATTCGACCTTACATTCAAGGTGGCGAGCCACAAGAGTATTTGGCTCACTTGATCCCAGAAGGTGGGTACAAATCAATGGGGAAAGTGGTGGGGAACGGTGTTATCGTAGTGGGTGATGCCGCTCAACTAGTGAATGCGATACACCGTGAAGGTTCTAACCTTGCGATGACTTCCGGTAGAATGGCAGCTGAAACAGTATTAAAAGCGATGGAAGTAGGAGACTTTTCCGAAAGAACGCTTGATCATTACCGCGTAACGCTTATGGATAGTTTTGTAGGTCAGGATATGAAAAAGTATAAAGATGCTACACACCATTTCAATAAGTTTCCTCAATATTTCGACCAGTATATTCCGATGATGAACCGTGCTGCTAGTCAAATGTTTACCGTTGATGGCTCCAGTAAGTGGGAGAAGCAAAAGAAGATTTGGAAAGATATTGGAAGTGCAAAACAGAAAATGAAACTAGCTCGAGATATGTATCGAGCATGGAAGGTAGTGAAGTAA
- a CDS encoding ferredoxin family protein yields the protein MEGSEVMSEQKKGMTIEEKQYLVRFNADTKSHLTVMDEDICLTKCPDKICTIFCPAEIYKWEDIRMHVGYEGCHECGSCRIGCPHQNIKWEYPKGGHGIVFRLA from the coding sequence ATGGAAGGTAGTGAAGTAATGAGTGAACAAAAAAAAGGGATGACAATCGAAGAAAAACAGTATCTTGTTCGTTTCAATGCTGACACTAAATCGCATCTTACCGTGATGGATGAAGACATTTGCTTGACTAAATGCCCAGACAAAATTTGTACGATCTTCTGCCCAGCAGAAATCTACAAATGGGAAGATATCCGAATGCATGTTGGTTACGAAGGTTGCCACGAGTGCGGTAGTTGTCGTATCGGCTGCCCGCATCAAAACATTAAATGGGAATACCCAAAAGGCGGACACGGCATCGTATTCCGCTTAGCATAA